The following are encoded in a window of Brevibacillus ruminantium genomic DNA:
- the pstA gene encoding phosphate ABC transporter permease PstA, translating to MRAKILDRTATVVLTLIAFLIIMALVGMLGFILSQGGHKLTVDFLTSPPSITQAGGGIGPQLFNSFYLLVLTMLFALPLGIGAGIYMAEYAPENKFTQFIRTSIEVLSSLPSIVVGLFGLLVFVTMTGWGYTLVSGALALTVFNLPLLVRITEDALRNVPQSQKEASLALGITKWKTIVSVILPAALPGIITGAILASGRVFGEAAALLFTAGMSSPDLNFTDFTLNSSTSPLNPFRPAETLAVHIWKVNSEGLTPDARDVADGAAAVLILAVLLFNVSARWFGNWLYKKMTSGRS from the coding sequence ATGAGAGCCAAGATACTTGATCGCACGGCAACAGTCGTTCTCACATTGATTGCGTTTCTCATCATCATGGCCCTTGTCGGCATGCTCGGGTTTATTCTGTCACAGGGCGGGCACAAGCTCACCGTAGATTTTCTTACCTCACCGCCTAGCATTACACAGGCTGGCGGGGGAATTGGTCCGCAGTTGTTCAACTCTTTCTATCTGCTGGTTCTGACCATGCTGTTCGCCTTGCCGCTGGGGATCGGCGCGGGTATCTATATGGCGGAATACGCGCCGGAAAACAAGTTCACCCAGTTTATCCGTACCAGTATTGAAGTCCTGTCTTCTCTTCCCTCCATTGTTGTGGGGCTGTTTGGACTTCTGGTGTTCGTGACGATGACGGGATGGGGGTATACCCTGGTCTCCGGTGCTTTGGCCTTGACCGTCTTCAACCTTCCGTTACTGGTGAGAATTACGGAGGATGCCCTGCGAAATGTGCCTCAAAGCCAAAAGGAAGCGAGTCTCGCTTTGGGGATCACCAAATGGAAGACGATCGTGTCGGTGATATTGCCGGCAGCCTTGCCAGGCATCATCACGGGGGCCATCCTGGCTTCCGGACGGGTATTTGGTGAAGCTGCGGCTTTGCTGTTTACGGCAGGCATGTCTTCTCCCGATCTCAATTTCACTGATTTTACCCTAAATAGCTCTACCTCTCCGTTAAATCCATTCCGTCCAGCGGAAACCTTGGCTGTTCACATTTGGAAAGTCAACAGTGAAGGTCTAACGCCAGATGCGCGGGATGTTGCCGATGGAGCGGCTGCTGTTCTGATCCTGGCTGTCCTGCTGTTTAACGTGTCGGCTCGCTGGTTTGGCAACTGGCTCTATAAAAAAATGACATCGGGCAGATCGTAG
- a CDS encoding phosphate ABC transporter substrate-binding protein — protein sequence MKKLSKMFIALSFVGALLAGCGSGNNAAPAAPAQSEKPAAQPADANQGSSEKPAEVSSEPVTAVGSTALQPLVEQAAKDFMAKNAGAQIQVQGGGSGTGLSQVASGAATIGNSDIFAEEKKGIPANELVDHKVAVVGMAAVVNPKITVDNLTKQQLIDIFTGKITNWKDVGGEDQKITLVNRPKSSGTRATFHTFALDGNEEAEGITEDSSGTVRKIIAETPGAIGYLALSYLNDTVKPLKLDGVEANGENIATNKYPVWAYEHMYTKGEATGTAKAFLEYIMSEETQKTTITQLGFLPITEMKVERTADGKVNQK from the coding sequence ATGAAAAAACTCAGTAAAATGTTTATCGCTTTGTCTTTTGTAGGTGCACTGCTCGCAGGATGTGGCAGCGGCAACAATGCGGCACCGGCTGCGCCAGCACAATCGGAAAAACCGGCAGCGCAACCTGCTGACGCCAATCAAGGCAGCTCCGAAAAGCCGGCAGAAGTGTCCAGCGAACCTGTAACGGCCGTTGGTTCTACAGCTCTCCAGCCACTGGTTGAACAAGCTGCAAAAGATTTCATGGCGAAAAATGCCGGCGCACAAATCCAAGTGCAAGGCGGCGGAAGCGGAACGGGTCTGAGCCAGGTAGCAAGTGGGGCAGCAACTATTGGGAACTCTGATATTTTCGCAGAAGAGAAAAAAGGAATTCCAGCAAACGAGCTGGTCGACCATAAAGTAGCAGTAGTAGGCATGGCCGCTGTTGTGAACCCGAAAATCACAGTGGACAACCTGACCAAGCAACAACTGATTGACATCTTCACAGGCAAAATCACCAACTGGAAAGATGTTGGCGGAGAAGACCAAAAAATCACGCTGGTAAATCGTCCGAAGAGCTCCGGTACACGTGCAACCTTCCACACCTTTGCTCTGGACGGCAATGAAGAAGCAGAAGGCATCACTGAGGATTCCTCCGGTACGGTTCGCAAAATTATCGCAGAAACACCTGGTGCCATCGGTTATCTGGCCCTGTCCTATCTCAATGACACAGTCAAACCTCTCAAGCTGGATGGCGTCGAAGCAAACGGGGAAAACATCGCGACGAACAAATATCCAGTATGGGCATATGAGCACATGTATACAAAAGGTGAAGCAACAGGTACAGCAAAAGCGTTCCTGGAGTATATCATGAGCGAAGAAACACAAAAGACAACCATTACTCAACTGGGCTTCCTGCCGATCACCGAGATGAAGGTAGAACGCACGGCAGACGGAAAGGTAAACCAAAAGTAA
- a CDS encoding DUF5050 domain-containing protein, with the protein MKTDGTGKIKISDDTATRINVAGEWVFYWKDRFRENLYRVKWDGTDRQKVR; encoded by the coding sequence ATGAAAACAGATGGAACGGGAAAAATAAAGATTTCCGATGATACAGCTACGCGAATAAACGTTGCTGGTGAATGGGTGTTTTATTGGAAAGATCGTTTTCGGGAGAATCTGTACCGCGTAAAGTGGGATGGAACCGATAGACAAAAGGTTCGATAA
- the pstC gene encoding phosphate ABC transporter permease subunit PstC produces the protein MSRRSEGTTVIKSNIISDHHTPNKGERTDYLAKKLLTRNKRQYVQNLTGKTIAMICAGLLVAVVVSITYFIASKGLTTFFFDGVQIKEFLTGLKWDPEGEPAAFGVLPFITGSFLVTMLAALIAAPLGIGAAIFMTEIYPRFGKKVLKPVIELLVGIPSVVYGYVGLTLLVPFIRGHFDVLGFSLLAGGLVLALMILPTITSVATDAIEAVPQDLRNASLALGATRWQTIWNVVLHSALPGCLTAIVLGMARAFGEALAVQMVIGNTTKLPGGLLDPISTLTSGITLNMGNTIQGTPYNNALWSMALLLLLMSFVFNLILRILSRKKLVNK, from the coding sequence ATGAGTCGTCGTTCTGAAGGGACCACTGTGATCAAAAGCAATATCATCAGCGACCATCACACTCCAAACAAAGGGGAGCGGACCGACTATCTGGCCAAGAAATTGTTGACGCGCAACAAACGCCAGTACGTACAAAACCTGACTGGAAAAACGATTGCGATGATCTGTGCCGGGTTATTGGTGGCAGTGGTCGTATCGATCACGTACTTTATTGCATCGAAAGGTCTGACAACGTTCTTTTTCGATGGGGTTCAAATTAAAGAGTTTTTAACCGGATTAAAATGGGACCCGGAAGGCGAGCCAGCTGCTTTTGGTGTGCTCCCGTTTATTACAGGTTCGTTTTTGGTTACGATGCTGGCAGCACTCATTGCCGCACCGTTGGGGATCGGTGCAGCCATTTTCATGACGGAAATCTATCCGAGATTCGGAAAAAAGGTATTGAAGCCGGTTATCGAATTGCTGGTGGGCATTCCGTCCGTGGTATACGGGTACGTCGGTCTTACCCTGCTGGTGCCGTTTATCCGCGGCCATTTTGATGTCCTGGGCTTCAGCCTGTTGGCAGGGGGGCTTGTGCTTGCGCTGATGATTCTGCCGACGATCACGAGTGTGGCTACAGATGCCATCGAAGCCGTGCCGCAAGATCTTCGCAATGCCTCTTTGGCTCTGGGAGCGACGCGTTGGCAAACCATTTGGAATGTTGTCTTGCATTCCGCTTTGCCTGGATGCTTGACCGCGATCGTATTGGGTATGGCTCGTGCGTTTGGGGAAGCGCTGGCTGTACAGATGGTTATTGGAAACACAACCAAGCTGCCTGGCGGACTGCTCGACCCGATCAGCACTCTGACGAGCGGAATTACGCTGAATATGGGAAATACGATTCAAGGAACGCCTTATAATAACGCCTTATGGTCAATGGCCTTGCTGCTCTTATTGATGTCATTTGTATTCAACTTGATCTTACGCATTCTCAGCAGAAAGAAGTTGGTAAATAAATGA
- a CDS encoding GerMN domain-containing protein encodes MKRTTFWLTAAVAVLLVAGCGQGKAPQAQPPAEQTETPGTSGQPAAEPEKTKQTITVYYSDDNLMEMIKEQQEIAYADDLDKYKQAITLLEKPKEKEHFPLWKDFHYHSVTFDKGTLTIDTDSKNVYNLGSSGEGMAIDALRETLFQFKEIEKIVILVDGKPTDSLMGHVSIDEPLTR; translated from the coding sequence ATGAAGCGTACAACTTTTTGGCTGACAGCGGCAGTAGCCGTACTCCTGGTAGCTGGATGCGGGCAGGGAAAAGCGCCGCAAGCACAGCCGCCTGCAGAGCAAACGGAGACACCCGGAACCTCGGGACAGCCTGCAGCAGAACCGGAAAAAACAAAGCAGACCATCACCGTCTATTACTCGGATGACAATCTCATGGAAATGATCAAGGAGCAGCAGGAAATCGCGTATGCGGACGATCTGGACAAATACAAGCAGGCGATCACACTCCTGGAAAAACCGAAAGAAAAGGAACATTTTCCACTGTGGAAAGACTTTCACTATCACAGCGTCACCTTTGACAAAGGGACTCTGACGATTGATACAGACAGCAAAAACGTCTACAACCTCGGCTCAAGCGGAGAAGGAATGGCGATTGATGCGCTGCGTGAAACGCTGTTTCAGTTCAAAGAGATTGAGAAGATTGTGATCCTGGTAGACGGGAAACCGACAGATTCGCTGATGGGTCATGTGAGTATCGACGAACCGTTGACACGTTAA
- a CDS encoding M28 family peptidase → MLKRKMLPFAILASLAFSLPAYAAPQPDSGFDNKILKRINADNIYNTIDYLSKEPRVSGTEAEHNAVRFIEEKFTSFGYDTQVQPFTFQSYKGPDDISLSISELEDVEWEISNFSYGVNGQATGELVYAGLGLASDLEGVDLSGKIALIKRGDISFADKVLNAARAGAEAVVIFNNASGAMNGTLGGTNSDFVPVLGLSKAQGEELLEKLEAGETLTVTVAVEGAEVSESTSHNVIATKKPDKEKDSGQIVIVGAHHDSVEGAPGANDDASGTATTLELARVLSDIPNDTELRFITFGAEENGLLGSYAYVDTLTEDEIGRTVGMFQLDMVGSRDAGKLTMFTVDGKANIVTDLGSGVGARLSEKVNYGKEGRSDHVPFSEVGVPAALFIHSPTEPWYHTPEDTIDKISKAKLQEVAEIVGAAVYLIAHEDTPPVKKTKAGPKKGFFNQFESSQQETE, encoded by the coding sequence ATGTTAAAAAGGAAGATGCTCCCCTTCGCGATTTTAGCCAGCCTTGCCTTTAGTCTCCCTGCATATGCAGCACCACAGCCTGACAGTGGATTCGACAACAAGATTCTGAAGAGGATCAATGCTGATAACATCTATAACACGATTGATTATCTGTCCAAGGAGCCGCGAGTGTCAGGGACGGAAGCTGAGCACAATGCAGTGAGATTCATCGAGGAAAAATTTACATCCTTCGGCTATGACACACAGGTGCAACCATTTACGTTCCAAAGCTACAAAGGGCCAGATGATATTTCTCTTTCGATCAGCGAGCTTGAGGATGTCGAGTGGGAGATCAGTAACTTTTCATACGGCGTAAATGGACAAGCCACAGGGGAACTTGTTTACGCGGGGTTAGGACTCGCCAGCGACTTGGAAGGAGTTGATTTGAGCGGCAAGATTGCGCTGATCAAACGCGGCGATATCAGCTTTGCCGACAAGGTCCTGAATGCGGCGCGTGCAGGCGCCGAAGCGGTTGTGATATTCAACAACGCCTCGGGTGCAATGAATGGGACATTGGGAGGAACAAACAGTGATTTTGTGCCTGTTTTGGGTCTGAGCAAAGCACAGGGTGAGGAGCTGCTGGAGAAGCTGGAGGCAGGTGAAACCCTGACAGTGACCGTGGCGGTTGAAGGAGCAGAGGTGAGTGAAAGCACCTCCCACAATGTAATCGCTACGAAGAAACCTGATAAAGAAAAGGATAGCGGGCAGATTGTCATCGTAGGTGCTCACCATGACTCAGTGGAAGGTGCTCCAGGAGCCAATGACGATGCTTCCGGTACGGCTACGACTCTGGAATTGGCGAGAGTCCTGTCTGATATACCGAACGATACCGAGCTGCGCTTTATCACCTTTGGTGCAGAGGAAAATGGATTGCTCGGCTCTTACGCCTATGTTGACACACTGACGGAGGATGAGATTGGGCGCACCGTGGGGATGTTCCAGTTGGACATGGTTGGCAGCCGCGATGCGGGCAAGCTGACGATGTTTACCGTAGATGGCAAGGCGAATATCGTCACCGATCTGGGATCAGGTGTGGGCGCTCGCCTGTCGGAAAAGGTGAACTACGGCAAGGAAGGTCGAAGCGATCACGTGCCTTTCTCGGAAGTAGGAGTTCCGGCTGCGCTCTTTATCCATTCGCCAACTGAGCCGTGGTACCATACGCCAGAGGACACAATCGACAAGATCAGCAAGGCAAAACTGCAGGAGGTAGCGGAAATCGTCGGAGCTGCCGTCTATCTGATCGCACACGAAGATACGCCGCCAGTGAAAAAGACGAAAGCTGGCCCGAAAAAAGGATTCTTCAATCAGTTTGAAAGCAGTCAACAGGAAACAGAATAG
- a CDS encoding peptide ABC transporter substrate-binding protein → MKKNIFVAMSSILVLGAALAGCGGNSAQPADSGQKPSDNNQQAAAPEKSGPKVLKLNLHSEPPTADPGISEDTTSAAIIRATFDGLTRVGADGQPHESVAQKIETSEDGLTYTFHLRDSKWSNGDEVTAKDFEYAWKRALDPATASNYAYQLYYVKNGEAFNKGKAGKDDVGVKALDDKTLEVKLENPTPFFLELTAFPTYFPVNQKVVEADAKWATEAKTHVGNGPYKMESWEHKSKLVVVKNDNYWDKDTVKLDKIEFAMVEDENTELSMFDNGEIDWAGSPTSALPTDAIPALKESGKMKSQPIAGTYWYKFNTEKAPFNNAKIRKAFAYSIDRQSLIDNILQTGQIPAMGALPMSMAINKDGYFKDHDIETAKQLLEEGLKEQGLSKLPAITLSYNTSEGHKKIAEAIQDQWKKNLGVDVKLENKEWKVYLEDLHQGNYQVGRMGWLGDFNDPINFLELYRDKDGGNNDTRWENPKYKELLIKSATIQNHDERMKVLGDAEAILMDEMPIMPIYFYTQSWVQKDNVKGVVISGLGDVDWKWATVE, encoded by the coding sequence ATGAAAAAGAATATTTTCGTAGCAATGAGCTCCATTCTCGTTCTGGGTGCAGCCCTCGCAGGTTGCGGCGGTAACAGCGCACAACCGGCTGATAGCGGTCAAAAGCCAAGCGACAACAATCAGCAAGCGGCAGCTCCGGAAAAGAGTGGTCCGAAAGTTCTGAAACTGAATCTTCACTCCGAACCGCCTACAGCAGACCCGGGTATTTCTGAGGACACGACTTCCGCAGCGATCATCCGTGCAACCTTCGACGGCTTGACTCGCGTTGGTGCTGACGGTCAACCTCATGAATCCGTGGCACAAAAGATTGAAACTTCTGAAGACGGTCTCACATATACCTTCCATCTCCGCGATTCCAAATGGAGCAATGGCGATGAAGTAACCGCGAAGGATTTTGAATACGCATGGAAACGTGCCCTTGATCCAGCAACAGCTTCCAACTACGCTTACCAGCTGTACTATGTTAAAAATGGTGAAGCCTTCAACAAAGGCAAAGCTGGCAAGGACGATGTAGGCGTAAAAGCGCTGGATGACAAAACACTGGAAGTGAAACTGGAGAACCCAACTCCGTTCTTCCTGGAGCTGACTGCATTCCCAACTTACTTCCCTGTGAACCAAAAAGTTGTGGAAGCTGACGCAAAATGGGCGACAGAAGCCAAAACCCACGTGGGTAACGGTCCTTACAAAATGGAGTCCTGGGAGCACAAGAGCAAACTGGTTGTCGTGAAAAATGATAACTACTGGGATAAAGACACTGTGAAGCTGGACAAAATCGAATTCGCGATGGTAGAAGACGAGAATACCGAGCTGTCCATGTTTGACAACGGTGAAATCGATTGGGCCGGTTCTCCTACGAGCGCGCTGCCGACCGATGCAATCCCTGCATTGAAAGAGTCTGGCAAAATGAAGTCTCAACCGATCGCCGGTACTTACTGGTACAAATTCAACACGGAAAAGGCACCTTTTAACAACGCCAAAATCCGTAAAGCCTTTGCATACTCGATCGATCGTCAATCTTTGATCGACAACATCCTGCAAACCGGTCAAATCCCGGCAATGGGTGCTCTGCCAATGTCCATGGCTATCAACAAAGACGGTTACTTCAAAGATCACGATATCGAAACAGCGAAACAACTCCTGGAAGAGGGTCTGAAAGAGCAGGGCCTCAGCAAACTGCCAGCAATCACTCTTTCCTACAACACTTCCGAAGGTCACAAAAAGATCGCCGAAGCGATTCAAGACCAATGGAAAAAGAATCTCGGCGTAGATGTAAAGCTGGAGAACAAAGAGTGGAAAGTTTACCTGGAAGACTTGCACCAAGGAAACTACCAAGTCGGCCGCATGGGCTGGCTGGGTGACTTCAACGATCCAATCAACTTCCTCGAGCTGTATAGAGACAAAGACGGCGGAAACAACGATACTCGTTGGGAAAATCCTAAATACAAGGAGCTCCTGATCAAATCCGCTACGATCCAAAACCACGATGAGCGTATGAAAGTTCTCGGCGATGCAGAAGCAATCCTGATGGATGAAATGCCGATCATGCCGATCTACTTCTACACGCAATCCTGGGTACAAAAAGACAATGTAAAAGGCGTAGTCATCAGCGGTCTCGGCGACGTAGACTGGAAATGGGCTACTGTGGAATAA
- a CDS encoding N-acetylmuramoyl-L-alanine amidase, producing the protein MKTRLYPLFALLFLLIFPGWAAAAGNNAEQAVQLLIGGQAVKPDVPPIIEQGRTLVPVRVIAEGLGAQVDWNQDTRTAVIELGQQKLQLTVGSKNALVNGKKVQLDAVPLMRNQRMLLPLRFVAESLGVTVGWDNASRTVIANESPDIRFNGNKPTKGIKGFQQGDKLYLSAQAVAESAGKSAHVWKHPERGFTIDGELTLPLEVLEEELGGQFTWKQEKNQVDIERLAHLSAVRYDDKVVRIQTSLAVTANAFVLQGPHRIVLDLPQTELDQDLLDKLEKGSQSEKARSDEREVSSKELEADRDDVHTEVSKENQQEADTSEQADEDIEVSEMNASQKDSGEPAGKSELIADVRYSQYSSSPQTVRVVIELNQKSAYNLEYTSEGIEVKLNPVPKKTGFRIVVDAGHGGSDKGASGVNGNHEKEFTLSVANKLVQLLKQYPEFQVEATRTTDEYLKLEERVAFANERDADLFLSIHANSFTNQTAGGTETFYYNANSKAFAEVVHRHLQGATQFPNRGVKNTGFYVIKHTKMPAVLTETGFLSNPGENAKLTSPAFQQKVAEALAAAIREYYQSYY; encoded by the coding sequence ATGAAAACACGTTTGTATCCACTATTTGCACTGTTGTTCCTGCTGATCTTCCCCGGGTGGGCAGCCGCAGCGGGGAACAACGCGGAGCAGGCCGTTCAGCTTTTGATCGGCGGACAAGCGGTCAAACCGGATGTGCCGCCAATCATCGAACAAGGGCGCACCCTGGTACCGGTGAGAGTGATTGCAGAAGGTCTGGGAGCGCAGGTGGATTGGAATCAGGACACCAGGACCGCCGTTATTGAACTCGGTCAGCAAAAGCTGCAGCTTACGGTCGGATCAAAAAATGCGCTGGTAAACGGAAAGAAAGTCCAGCTGGATGCGGTACCGCTTATGCGGAATCAGCGTATGCTGCTTCCCTTGCGTTTCGTCGCGGAATCGCTGGGGGTAACGGTAGGCTGGGACAACGCTTCGCGCACCGTCATTGCCAATGAAAGCCCGGACATACGCTTCAATGGAAACAAGCCAACCAAAGGAATCAAAGGGTTTCAACAGGGGGACAAGCTTTATCTGTCAGCCCAGGCCGTTGCTGAGTCAGCGGGGAAAAGCGCACACGTATGGAAGCATCCCGAGCGTGGATTCACCATCGATGGTGAGCTGACCCTGCCTTTGGAAGTGTTGGAAGAGGAGCTAGGCGGCCAATTTACCTGGAAGCAGGAGAAAAACCAGGTCGACATTGAACGTCTCGCCCATTTGAGTGCAGTTCGTTATGATGACAAGGTCGTGCGGATTCAGACATCGCTCGCCGTGACAGCCAATGCGTTTGTACTCCAGGGTCCGCATCGAATTGTTCTGGATCTTCCGCAAACCGAGCTGGATCAGGATTTGCTGGACAAGCTGGAAAAAGGAAGCCAGTCCGAAAAGGCTCGCTCTGACGAAAGGGAAGTGTCCAGCAAGGAGCTGGAGGCTGACCGGGATGATGTACATACCGAAGTCAGTAAAGAAAACCAACAAGAAGCAGACACTTCCGAACAAGCGGACGAGGATATAGAAGTGTCAGAAATGAACGCTTCCCAAAAAGATTCAGGCGAACCTGCCGGAAAATCAGAGCTGATCGCAGATGTTCGCTACAGTCAATACAGCTCTTCGCCGCAAACCGTACGCGTGGTTATTGAGCTAAACCAAAAGAGCGCGTATAATCTGGAGTATACCAGCGAGGGGATCGAGGTTAAGCTGAATCCGGTGCCGAAAAAGACCGGGTTCCGGATCGTGGTGGACGCCGGACATGGCGGCAGCGACAAAGGGGCAAGCGGTGTAAACGGCAACCACGAAAAGGAATTCACATTATCGGTTGCAAACAAGCTTGTTCAGCTGCTGAAGCAGTATCCGGAGTTTCAGGTAGAGGCTACCCGGACCACCGATGAATACTTGAAGCTGGAGGAAAGAGTAGCGTTTGCCAACGAGCGGGATGCTGATCTGTTCCTGTCCATTCATGCCAACTCGTTTACCAACCAGACGGCCGGAGGAACAGAAACCTTCTACTATAATGCAAACAGCAAAGCGTTTGCCGAAGTGGTGCATCGCCACCTGCAAGGAGCGACGCAATTCCCGAACCGCGGCGTAAAAAACACAGGGTTTTACGTCATTAAGCATACGAAGATGCCTGCTGTTTTGACGGAGACAGGCTTCCTCTCCAATCCTGGGGAGAATGCCAAACTGACATCCCCTGCTTTCCAGCAAAAAGTAGCCGAAGCGCTTGCGGCAGCAATCCGTGAGTACTATCAATCCTACTATTAA